The proteins below are encoded in one region of Patescibacteria group bacterium:
- the ispE gene encoding 4-(cytidine 5'-diphospho)-2-C-methyl-D-erythritol kinase — protein MKSILIQANAKINLNFKILGKRPDGYHNIESTFQSIDLADFISIEKAKDYFSGGIICPESENIILKAKNLLEKTVNKELPCQIHLQKVIPISAGLGGGSADAAATLIGLNLLYNLNLNKRELAKIGIKIGADVPFFLYGGTCEVGGRGEIIKSIKIKVPKIFVLFRPHKRIKTKMMYGLYDKTGKDFLAICENICPEIKKLKKYFGKFGLELHLSGSGPTVFCQVNDYQLVKKIAKGYSQFNGDIFICHPQKEAIKIL, from the coding sequence ATGAAATCGATTTTAATTCAGGCGAATGCGAAAATAAACCTTAATTTTAAGATTTTGGGCAAAAGGCCAGACGGCTATCATAATATTGAAAGCACTTTTCAGTCAATTGATTTAGCTGATTTTATATCGATAGAAAAAGCAAAAGATTATTTTTCAGGCGGTATTATCTGTCCTGAATCAGAAAACATCATTCTAAAAGCGAAAAATCTTTTGGAAAAAACGGTTAACAAGGAATTGCCTTGCCAGATTCACTTACAAAAAGTTATTCCTATTTCCGCCGGCTTAGGTGGTGGCAGCGCCGATGCAGCGGCAACTTTGATCGGCTTAAATTTACTCTATAATTTAAATTTAAACAAAAGAGAATTAGCCAAAATCGGTATAAAAATCGGTGCTGATGTTCCATTCTTTCTTTATGGTGGTACTTGTGAGGTGGGTGGAAGAGGAGAAATAATAAAATCGATTAAAATCAAGGTGCCCAAAATTTTTGTTCTTTTCCGGCCTCACAAAAGAATTAAAACCAAAATGATGTATGGACTATATGACAAAACAGGAAAAGATTTTTTAGCTATTTGTGAAAATATTTGCCCGGAGATCAAAAAATTGAAAAAATATTTTGGCAAATTCGGCTTAGAGCTTCATCTTTCAGGTTCTGGGCCAACGGTTTTTTGTCAGGTTAACGACTACCAACTGGTCAAAAAAATTGCCAAAGGTTATTCTCAATTTAACGGCGATATTTTTATTTGCCATCCGCAAAAAGAAGCAATTAAAATTTTATGA